The following are encoded in a window of Harmonia axyridis chromosome 7, icHarAxyr1.1, whole genome shotgun sequence genomic DNA:
- the LOC123684501 gene encoding uncharacterized protein LOC123684501, giving the protein MDITKLKQRRGQIEEKLSRFETYINSIETSELDELTITQLEIRLSKIEPIYDKFNELQSEIEENTVEDRDDVSNISEQFEDLYFNVVSYCKKMITQFNKRDMRSFGISQPNSHFQGSQQVKLPTIKLPTFNGSIENWLEFKDAFIALVQDNDNLADIQKFYYLKSSLEHEPAQLISSVQVCASNYPVAWSLLTDRYENKKLIINNYIKALFDVKPVIKENSAGLRNVYDEINKNLKALETLGQPVNHWDSLIIYILSSKFDSVTKREWESFKHNGDLPTMVDMQTFLKTKCELLERLNNSSDNSSPLIKYDSKTGFNNANKSKPFLIKQKGSTLTSSVRFSCYYCNQGHAIYNCDSFKSLSLEDRISAVTKAKLCHNCLSSKHITNECQKSNCRKCKGKHNTLLHKESLKSQVSTSTVSQDSTSETAIAPSVLAAASNNPSFSETKENRTVLVGQTNEGEERAQCLLSTAVILVADANGCKHSVRALLDAGSQTNFITSDLCKRLNLNTQPIKFAISGVGEAMSEIHSKVQVSIFSRLNNYNESISCLIIPKITQNLPIVSFDIDTLQVPIDINLADPNVNRRGKIEMLIGCELFYNLLLMQQLKRKGLPTLQNTRFGWIVGGQVGVRNQHKAVVCHISVEEQMCNAVKRFWQIDELEIAKNDLLNDSEFCNKHFIENYKRDPEGRFIVKIPFKPNHSELSNTRQLAINRFHSLERKLIKYPSLKEEYTKFIREYIQLGHMKLIQDTKDEKYGFYLPHHAVVKEDSLTTKVRVVFDGSAKSDQGLSLNEAQYSGPVIQSDLFSVLMRFRRHTFVLSGDVSKMFRQVLIAPEHRKFQKIFWRFDSTEELRCYELQTVTYGTASAGFLAVRSMLQLALDFKEKYPVACEAILSDFYMDDFLSGADDVEQLLQLQREVSIILASGGFQLRKWMSNRQHILNEFHVNADIDVGVLHLGENEQSKMLGLCWNSIQDSIQFSSKHFREFKRNNVTKRSILANVSQIFDPLGLLGPLTINAKIIIQRLWVDKVEWDQTVSKSIYEKWIRFCEDLQHLNKISIPRYVLSPEAGIIELHGFSDASEAAYGACVYVRYENKNGKGYHLRLLCAKSRVAPIKQVTLPRLELMAAVLLVELQEKVRQALKIKFDRFYFWTDSMITLCWIQSTPKRWNTFVANRVSKIQSSTEIQDWHYIKSKDNPADLISRGVNINQLIDSRFWWNGPPYLSEDSDLPTTGISMHNEMIPEQRILVNTATTSRQPTFEIFDRFSTFSKLKRVVAYCLRFFHNSKLTGENRVVGVLTIEELETASKVLIKLAQQQSFEKEIVDLKAARTISSSSPLLRLNPFLDDKGIMRVGGRLQNAENLSFNKKHPILLHNKHKLTEIILIEEHKRLLHCGPQQLLYSIREEFWPLSGRNLVRAIVYKCVTCFKAKPRAFQYVMGNLPVSRVDEYLPFFNTGLDFCGHFMIKDRKTRNYKTLKAYVCVFVCMTTKALHLELVTSLTSEAFLAVFKRFVARRGRPLHLFSDNGTTFIGANSEIQSFLKKNNAKISDSLAKDNITWHFMPPRAPNFGGLWESGVRSFKFHLKRVINNTILDYEEFSTVLAQIESVLNSRPISPLSSSPNDFNPLTPGHFLIGRAITAIPEQDFLQIPENRLKRFQHLQRIIQHYWKRWNNEYITHLQDRVKWHKRSKELLQIGSLVVIKEENNPVNSWKIGRITALHPGNDGVVRVVSLKCSGNGAEFKRPVSKICVLPVE; this is encoded by the coding sequence ATGGATATCACTAAGCTTAAACAAAGACGTGGACAAATCGAGGAAAAATTGTCACGATTTGAAACCTATATCAACTCTATTGAAACCTCTGAGTTAGATGAATTAACAATCACACAATTAGAAATTCGTTTATCAAAAATTGAGCCAATATACGATAAGTTTAATGAACTTCAGagtgaaatagaggaaaatacgGTTGAAGACAGAGACGATGTTTCAAATATAAGTGAACAATTCGAGGATTTATATTTTAATGTCGTATCCTACTGCaaaaaaatgattacacaaTTCAACAAGCGGGATATGAGAAGTTTTGGCATTTCACAACCTAATTCTCACTTCCAAGGTTCGCAACAAGTTAAACTTCCCACTATTAAGTTACCGACCTTCAATGGTTCAATCGAAAACTGGTTAGAGTTCAAAGATGCATTTATCGCTTTAGTTCAAGATAATGACAACTTAgcagatattcaaaaattctactATCTCAAATCGTCATTAGAGCACGAGCCAGCTCAACTTATAAGCTCGGTACAAGTTTGTGCTTCTAACTATCCGGTTGCATGGTCGTTGTTGACAGACAGATATGAGAACAAAAAGCTCATTATAAACAACTATATTAAGGCATTGTTCGATGTCAAACCGGTAATAAAGGAAAACAGTGCTGGTTTACGCAATGTATATgacgaaattaataaaaatctcAAGGCGTTAGAAACTTTAGGTCAACCTGTCAATCATTGGGACTCATTGATAATATACATACTGTCGAGTAAATTTGATTCAGTAACAAAACGAGAGTGGGAATCATTCAAACACAATGGTGATCTACCTACAATGGTAGATATGCAAACatttctcaaaacaaaatgtgaaTTGTTAGAAAGGCTCAACAATTCTTCTGATAATTCATCACCGTTAATTAAATATGATTCAAAAACTGGATTCAATAATGCTAACAAGTCTAAGCCTTTTCTGATCAAACAGAAGGGAAGCACCCTTACATCATCAGTTAGATTTTCATGTTACTATTGCAACCAAGGTCATGCTATTTACAATTGTGATTCCTTTAAGAGTCTCAGTCTAGAAGATAGAATTTCGGCAGTAACAAAAGCGAAACTGTGTCATAATTGTTTGAGTTCTAAGCACATTACAAATGAATGTCAAAAATCTAACTGCAGGAAGTGTAAAGGGAAGCATAATACATTGCTTCACAAGGAGTCCTTGAAATCGCAAGTCTCCACTAGCACTGTATCACAAGATAGCACCAGTGAAACAGCTATTGCTCCGAGCGTACTCGCAGCGGcatcaaataatccatctttttctgaAACAAAAGAAAATCGAACGGTATTAGTCGGACAAACTAATGAAGGTGAGGAAAGGGCACAATGCTTATTATCTACAGCCGTGATATTGGTCGCAGACGCAAACGGTTGCAAACATTCTGTTAGAGCGCTACTAGACGCAGGAAGTCAAACCAACTTCATTACAAGTGACTTATGTAAGAGGCTGAATTTAAACACTCAACCTATTAAATTCGCAATTTCAGGGGTAGGAGAGGCAATGTCGGAAATACATTCAAAAGTGCAAGTATCTATATTTTCAAGACTCAACAATTACAATGAATCAATTTCGTGTCTGATAATTCCAAAAATAACTCAGAATTTGCCAATTGTTTCATTTGATATAGATACTTTACAGGTACCAATTGATATAAATTTAGCCGATCCAAATGTGAACAGGCGCGGCAAAATAGAAATGTTGATAGGATGTGAGTTATTCTATAATCTGTTATTAATGCAGCAATTGAAACGAAAAGGGCTCCCAACTTTACAAAATACAAGATTCGGATGGATCGTTGGTGGTCAGGTCGGTGTTAGGAATCAACACAAGGCGGTCGTTTGTCACATTTCAGTAGAGGAGCAAATGTGTAACGCGGTTAAAAGGTTTTGGCAAATAGATGAATTAGAAATAGCAAAAAATGACTTACTCAATGATTCCGAATTTTGCAATAAacattttatagaaaattacaAGCGTGATCCAGAAGGGCGATTTATTGTGAAAATACCTTTTAAACCGAACCATAGTGAATTATCAAATACGCGTCAGTTGGCAATTAACAGATTCCATTCGTTGGAAAGAAAACTGATCAAATATCCAAGTTTAAAGGAAGAATATACGAAGTTTATAAGAGAATACATACAGTTAGGGCACATGAAACTCATACAAGATACCAAGGATGAAAAATATGGTTTTTACTTACCTCACCACGCTGTAGTGAAAGAGGACAGTTTAACCACAAAGGTTAGAGTCGTTTTTGACGGATCAGCCAAGTCAGATCAAGGATTATCATTGAATGAGGCACAGTATTCAGGACCTGTAATACAGAGTGACCTGTTTTCAGTACTGATGCGTTTTAGGCGTCATACATTCGTTTTGAGCGGAGACGTATCAAAAATGTTCAGACAAGTTCTTATTGCGCCGGAACATAGGAagttccaaaaaatattttggcgtTTTGACTCTACAGAGGAACTGCGCTGTTACGAATTACAAACCGTGACGTACGGAACGGCCTCGGCGGGCTTTCTAGCTGTGCGTTCAATGTTGCAATTAGCTTTagatttcaaggaaaaatatcCGGTGGCTTGTGAAGCCATTTTGAGCGATTTTTACATGGATGATTTTCTGTCAGGAGCAGACGATGTTGAACAACTTTTACAACTTCAACGAGAAGTGTCTATAATTTTGGCAAGCGGGGGTTTCCAGTTGCGAAAATGGATGTCTAACAGACAGCACATATTAAATGAGTTTCATGTGAATGCAGATATTGATGTAGGTGTATTGCATCTTGGTGAAAATGAACAATCCAAAATGCTGGGGTTATGCTGGAATTCCATTCAGGATTCTATTCAATTCTCAAGTAAACATTTTCGCGAATTCAAAAGGAATAATGTAACGAAGAGATCAATTCTCGCAAATGTTTCTCAAATATTTGACCCATTGGGACTATTGGGTCCACTCACGATTAATGCGAAAATTATAATTCAAAGGCTATGGGTAGATAAGGTAGAATGGGATCAAACGGTATCGAAGTCCATTTATGAAAAATGGATAAGATTTTGCGAAGATCTTCAACATTTGAACAAAATCAGCATACCGCGGTACGTACTATCACCAGAGGCAGGAATTATCGAATTACACGGTTTTTCAGATGCTTCCGAAGCAGCTTATGGTGCATGTGTTTATGTCAGGTATGAAAACAAGAATGGAAAAGGCTATCATCTGAGATTATTATGTGCTAAGTCTAGGGTGGCACCAATAAAACAAGTCACTTTACCACGGTTAGAGTTAATGGCAGCGGTCCTATTAGTAGAATTACAAGAAAAGGTTCGCCAGGCTCTAAAGATAAAGTTCGATCGGTTTTATTTTTGGACAGATTCAATGATTACGTTATGCTGGATACAGAGTACGCCTAAAAGATGGAATACATTTGTAGCAAACCGTGTGAGCAAAATTCAGTCAAGCACTGAAATTCAAGATTGGCATTACATTAAATCCAAAGACAATCCCGCGGATCTTATATCCAGGGGGGTTAATATCAACCAATTGATTGATTCAAGATTTTGGTGGAACGGTCCTCCTTATCTTTCGGAAGATTCAGATCTACCGACTACAGGTATTTCCATGCACAACGAAATGATTCCGGAGCAAAGAATTTTAGTCAATACGGCTACAACAAGTCGGCAACccacatttgaaatattcgatAGGTTTTCTACGTTTTCCAAATTGAAGAGGGTTGTAGCTTACTGCTTACGTTTCTTTCACAATTCGAAATTGACAGGTGAAAACCGGGTAGTAGGAGTACTTACCATTGAGGAACTTGAAACAGCATCAAAGGTATTGATCAAACTTGCACAGCAACAATCATTTGAAAAGGAGATAGTCGATCTCAAGGCAGCTCGTACAATTTCCTCATCTAGTCCGTTGCTCAGATTGAATCCCTTTTTAGATGATAAGGGAATTATGCGTGTAGGTGGAAGACTGCaaaatgctgaaaatttaaGTTTTAATAAAAAACATCCAATTTTATTGCACAATAAACACAAGTTAACGGAAATTATATTGATTGAGGAGCATAAACGCTTACTACATTGTGGTCCCCAACAATTACTGTATTCAATACGTGAAGAATTTTGGCCTCTATCAGGCAGAAATCTGGTGAGAGCTATAGTGTACAAATGTGTCACATGCTTCAAGGCAAAACCGAGAGCATTTCAGTATGTAATGGGTAACTTACCTGTTTCTCGAGTAGACGAGTACTTACCGTTTTTTAATACTGGCCTTGATTTTTGTGGCCATTTTATGATTAAAGATAGGAAAACAAGGAACTATAAAACCTTGAAAGCATATGTTTGCGTTTTCGTCTGCATGACCACAAAGGCGTTGCATCTTGAACTAGTGACCAGTTTGACGAGTGAGGCATTTTTGGCCGTGTTCAAGAGATTTGTTGCGAGGCGTGGGAGACCATTACACCTGTTTTCAGATAATGGCACCACCTTTATAGGTGCAAATTCAGAAATTCAAAGCttcttgaagaaaaataatgcCAAAATTTCTGATTCCTTAGCAAAGGACAATATAACGTGGCATTTTATGCCTCCAAGAGCACCAAATTTCGGCGGATTGTGGGAATCTGGGGTGAGATCTTTCAAATTTCACCTCAAAAGAGTAATAAATAACACCATTTTAGATTATGAAGAGTTCAGCACTGTATTGGCGCAAATTGAGTCCGTATTGAATTCCCGTCCAATCAGTCCTCTCTCATCTAGTCCCAATGATTTTAACCCTCTAACACCCGGACATTTTTTGATCGGACGAGCCATAACAGCTATACCTGAGCAAGACTTCTTGCAAATACCGGAAAATCGACTAAAAAGGTTCCAACACCTACAAAGAATCATACAACATTACTGGAAACGTTGGAACAACGAGTACATCACTCACCTGCAAGACAGGGTGAAATGGCATAAACGTTCCAAGGAACTTCTGCAAATTGGCAGTCTTGTGGTCATCAAGGAAGAGAACAACCCTGTCAACAGCTGGAAAATTGGCAGAATTACCGCACTACATCCCGGCAATGATGGAGTTGTCCGAGTGGTCAGTTTGAAGTGTTCGGGCAATGGAGCAGAATTTAAGCGACCAGTGTCCAAGATTTGTGTGTTGCCGGTTGAGTGA